In one Nitrososphaera viennensis EN76 genomic region, the following are encoded:
- a CDS encoding metallophosphoesterase: MKVRPLHPHAALLVEDDDKDKRYVVVSDLHIGLEAELGAKGITVQSSLMREMQDELLSLLSKEKADGLILLGDIKNTVGAISKQEWDDVPAFFKSLSSAADVYLVPGNHDGNIRHLVPDSVNVAASKGMVIGDTLFVHGHSMPSGTRSHVRRIVMGHVHPVFLKKGSVVNGERVWISIQAKKETLFSSEQGAIDIVVVPSFNRYLYSSGERGYYRKSTSPITSRIMDAKAVERCMVITLDGSIVGDESVLESVL; this comes from the coding sequence GTGAAGGTTCGCCCGCTCCACCCGCATGCAGCGCTCCTTGTAGAGGATGATGACAAAGACAAGCGCTATGTGGTGGTATCAGACCTGCACATAGGGCTGGAGGCGGAGCTTGGCGCAAAGGGCATAACGGTGCAGTCAAGCCTGATGCGCGAGATGCAGGACGAATTGTTGTCGCTCCTGTCAAAGGAAAAGGCTGACGGCCTGATACTCCTTGGCGACATAAAAAACACCGTGGGCGCAATCAGCAAGCAGGAATGGGACGACGTGCCTGCCTTTTTCAAGAGCCTGTCGTCTGCGGCAGACGTTTACCTCGTGCCGGGAAACCACGACGGAAACATCAGGCACCTCGTCCCTGACAGCGTCAACGTTGCGGCAAGCAAGGGCATGGTAATTGGCGACACGCTTTTCGTGCACGGCCACAGCATGCCCTCCGGTACGCGCTCGCACGTGCGCAGGATTGTCATGGGCCACGTCCACCCAGTCTTTCTCAAAAAGGGGAGCGTGGTAAACGGCGAGCGGGTATGGATATCAATCCAGGCAAAAAAAGAGACGCTCTTTTCCTCAGAGCAGGGCGCCATCGACATCGTTGTCGTTCCAAGTTTCAACAGGTACCTGTACTCTTCGGGCGAACGAGGATACTACCGCAAGTCCACTTCGCCAATAACGTCGCGCATAATGGACGCCAAAGCAGTCGAGCGGTGCATGGTGATAACGCTGGACGGCTCTATCGTGGGCGACGAGTCCGTGCTTGAAAGCGTGCTCTAG
- the purD gene encoding phosphoribosylamine--glycine ligase yields MPAAATATTTVIVIGSGGREHALGWKLAQSPRVKKVYFAPGNGGTSENIDIKQNEIDKLVAFAKKQGRDHCLTVVGPEESLSLGIADAFANEGLRLFGPKKQAAMLETSKVFAKEFMQKAGIPTAAFATFSDAQKAKDYISKQNRPLVVKADGLAAGKGVIVCDSAQQAMEAVDKIMVAKEFGAAAGGKVVIEERLSGEEASFIALCDGKTIMPLASSQDHKRVFDGDKGPNTGGMGAYSPAPVVDSALHEKIVKRVMEPALKEMNVRGTPFTGFLYAGIMVDEKTGEPYVLEFNTRMGDPECQPIMMRMKSDLYEYIDAAVDGRLASMPAIEWHDKTAVCVIMASRGYPGSYKKGEVIEGLGDFGPDTMVFHAGTARDAQGRTVTNGGRVLGVTAAGKDARHAIENAYSAVRKIRWGENGHYYRTDIARRAL; encoded by the coding sequence GTGCCTGCTGCAGCAACTGCAACGACAACCGTCATAGTGATAGGTTCCGGCGGGAGGGAGCACGCGCTCGGGTGGAAGCTTGCCCAGAGCCCCCGGGTGAAAAAGGTGTATTTTGCGCCTGGAAACGGCGGTACGTCTGAAAATATAGACATCAAGCAGAACGAGATTGACAAGCTGGTGGCGTTTGCAAAAAAGCAGGGCAGGGACCATTGCCTGACAGTCGTAGGTCCTGAAGAGTCGCTTTCGCTTGGCATCGCAGACGCCTTTGCAAATGAGGGCCTGCGCCTTTTTGGCCCCAAAAAGCAGGCCGCAATGCTTGAGACAAGCAAGGTGTTTGCCAAAGAGTTCATGCAAAAGGCAGGCATCCCCACTGCGGCTTTTGCGACGTTTTCCGACGCGCAAAAGGCCAAGGACTACATCTCTAAACAAAACAGGCCGCTCGTGGTCAAGGCAGACGGCCTTGCGGCAGGCAAGGGCGTCATTGTATGCGATAGCGCCCAGCAGGCGATGGAGGCAGTAGACAAGATAATGGTCGCAAAAGAGTTTGGAGCGGCAGCCGGCGGCAAGGTAGTAATCGAGGAGAGGCTGTCGGGCGAAGAAGCATCGTTCATCGCGCTGTGCGACGGCAAGACAATCATGCCGCTTGCGTCAAGCCAGGACCACAAGCGGGTCTTTGACGGCGACAAGGGCCCAAACACTGGAGGCATGGGCGCGTACTCGCCTGCGCCGGTGGTCGACAGCGCATTGCATGAAAAGATAGTCAAGCGCGTGATGGAGCCTGCGCTAAAAGAGATGAATGTAAGGGGCACGCCCTTTACCGGCTTTCTGTACGCAGGCATCATGGTCGACGAAAAGACGGGCGAGCCGTACGTGCTTGAATTCAACACGAGAATGGGCGACCCCGAGTGCCAGCCCATAATGATGCGCATGAAGTCAGACCTCTACGAGTACATCGACGCCGCTGTGGATGGCAGGCTCGCCTCGATGCCTGCGATAGAGTGGCACGACAAGACGGCCGTGTGCGTCATCATGGCTTCTCGCGGATATCCGGGCAGCTACAAGAAAGGAGAAGTCATAGAGGGCCTTGGCGACTTTGGACCGGACACGATGGTTTTCCACGCGGGAACTGCAAGGGACGCGCAGGGCAGGACAGTGACAAACGGCGGCAGGGTCCTCGGCGTCACGGCGGCAGGCAAGGACGCAAGGCACGCGATAGAAAACGCATACTCGGCAGTCAGGAAGATACGCTGGGGCGAAAACGGCCACTATTACAGGACCGACATTGCAAGGCGGGCACTTTAA
- a CDS encoding radical SAM/SPASM domain-containing protein, whose product MPLEAGRTLKIIANWSFSRAQRRKLPLAAVFSMTHYCNFMCPMCPFGDPDKARQLKLAAEHNMSTEQWKGAMTKAARYCIWSFMEGGEPTSRQDFIELVQHLRNIHLPVTVVTNGSLLHNFDVDVLRQNVDKFCLSIDSTFKDSYCRIRGVPPEVHDRVMSNLQMLDEHNINRYVNAVITKWNADEFITGEYFDRIHKEFGIGLVTPTLVEDRVGVAHETLSPDTETIRKVAQGILRYRSTHEAPRIGVPALYWKQIVDFGRPMFKECGVWKGLTVLADGSVRVPCWKLAVPTQSYNILEHDIEEIWNMPEWENLKGCHECEHLTCIWLSSQNIATGLQCIRNIS is encoded by the coding sequence ATGCCACTTGAAGCAGGCAGGACGCTCAAAATCATTGCCAACTGGTCATTTAGCAGAGCGCAGAGGCGAAAGCTTCCCCTGGCGGCCGTTTTTTCCATGACGCACTACTGCAACTTTATGTGCCCCATGTGCCCTTTTGGCGACCCGGACAAGGCCAGGCAGCTAAAGCTTGCGGCAGAGCACAACATGAGCACTGAACAGTGGAAGGGAGCAATGACCAAAGCCGCAAGGTATTGCATATGGTCGTTCATGGAAGGCGGCGAGCCGACTTCGCGGCAGGACTTCATCGAGCTCGTCCAGCACCTGAGAAACATCCACCTGCCGGTCACGGTGGTAACAAACGGCTCGCTCCTTCATAATTTCGATGTCGATGTCCTCCGGCAGAACGTTGATAAATTCTGCCTGAGCATCGACTCTACCTTCAAGGATTCTTACTGCAGAATAAGAGGAGTGCCGCCAGAAGTCCACGACAGGGTGATGAGCAATTTGCAGATGCTTGACGAGCACAACATCAACAGGTATGTAAATGCAGTCATTACAAAATGGAATGCAGACGAGTTCATAACTGGCGAGTATTTTGATCGCATCCACAAGGAATTCGGGATCGGCCTTGTGACGCCGACGCTGGTTGAAGACAGAGTGGGCGTCGCACACGAGACTTTGTCGCCAGACACGGAAACTATTCGCAAGGTCGCGCAGGGAATCCTGAGGTACAGGAGTACGCACGAAGCGCCGCGCATAGGAGTTCCTGCGCTGTACTGGAAACAAATAGTAGATTTTGGGAGACCCATGTTCAAGGAGTGCGGTGTATGGAAGGGCCTCACGGTGCTGGCTGACGGCTCTGTACGCGTCCCATGCTGGAAACTGGCGGTTCCAACTCAATCGTACAACATCCTTGAGCATGACATAGAGGAGATATGGAACATGCCAGAGTGGGAGAATCTGAAGGGGTGCCATGAATGCGAGCACCTTACGTGCATATGGCTGTCCTCCCAGAACATTGCGACTGGCCTGCAATGCATCCGGAACATCAGCTGA